The sequence AAGCATGTTTTTGCAATAAGAAGGTCTATCCACTAAGGATAAAGATGTCATTAACAAAAAGAAGGGAAGAAAACAGCACCATTTTTGAATTATATATAAATgtggtttggttgattgatgaagtCGTTTTCAGATTGGCTTAATCATGTAAATTTATGCTCCTCTTGACTTAATTGGATTTTTTGCCCTAAAAATTATGCAAAGAGATAAGGATCTAATTAATAATCCCACCATTAAAGTTTATATATTctaaaaattacaatttaaaaaattagtagCTAAACCTTAAAATTTACAAAATCTTGAGCAATAATTGCAAGAACTTTAGAATTGTCCTAAAACCATACATAAAACAATAACTGTTCCGTGGTTAATACTACATACTCTTAAACAAAACAGCACCACTTAAATTTGCAGTCTATtaactattttaaaatattaCATATCAACAATTATGATCGTGCACCAAGAAAGATTTTTTGTAGACAGAGAGTCCACTAAATTTGTAATAAGGAGAGCGCATTTGAAATTGGAGAATTTTTATATCATTTAAATATAAGGGATAAATATATCAATATTAAGAAGGGATATACATTATATCTCGccaattaattaaatattttgtcaATACCGGAATGGTTTAATAATGCTAATTTTGTCCCATACTCTTTTTCACATATATGAattgaataaataatttttttaaaattaaattgatgaaattttTTTGTAAAGCTATCTACCTTATTCATGTCTGAATAATTAGGTGGAAGTATTAttatatcagaatttacagagaAGAAAGTATCCTAATGATAATTTAAACACACAATGAgtatgtaaaaaaattatatatacacCGTGGTTACTCTAAAGTTAAAATAGTTGCTCAATATTGTATTTTTGTTTGAAAGAATTAATTATGGTCTCATCGTGACACAATTTTACAACTGTGATAGAAACCGATTGAAAAGAATTGATATTCTCCAACTTCACATAAACtttgaaaataaatattttattcttaaatttatttaatttttcaagaAATTCCATCCTATTCCCATCCTatgttgaattgaattgaagaatACTAAGtatcaataataaaatattaatatgtgAGAagcagtttttattcaaaatttgaattaagCCTGAATTATAGGACGTGCTATATGCAGGAGCAGTTATCAACATGGAGCGttaaaatttgagtaaaacaGCTATCCATTTAACTTTCGAAATTCACAAGAGGTGCGAGAACAGttacaagaaattcaaattttccGCAAGTGGTGTACAAATGGTAACCGTTAGCTGACATTAGGTTAGTCTATAAATAGAGTTTTAGGAAAATATTGTAATCAGTTCAGTTCTTCTTGGAAAACACTTAGAAATCCAAAAAACGCTCTCAGTCCCttggcatcacagagtaaaattgtgaatcttaagtaattcctctAAACTCAAACATTTGTACTTTGCTTTTTTccagtttttattaataaaattcctctacttttacgtctttttctcttttacgttcatgtttcttccttcatcttctttttaatttcctgtttgttttaatttctgcattttactttgcctccggcaccttgcatgttttcttttcatctttaattttactttcgaAACTACAATTGAGACCTTGAGACATCCACAAAAGGAGTCGTTTCTGCTCCTTAAATTAAGATTGTGAAACAAAACTCgaaaattgttgatttatttgttgttaacaatggaacaaaaatttgagtaaaacaaattggcacgcccggtgggacattgtcaatagattgtagtttgtcaaaagaaaaagcaagagtAATGCAGGAGCCTTTTCAACCCAAGGAGAATGATGCAGGAGCATATATCTTTATGTTTGTGTCGTTAATTAAAGTAGTCTAGTTtagcatatattattatattatgttaTGAGTTAGTCCCACATCGCCCGAGTCATGAAAGTTCTCCCTCCCCTACTAGTATAAATATGCGTATGTACCCCTTTTATTTGCAAGTTGAATTGATTGagttatatatttaaataagctgtgtgcttatttttctctaggctctttgagagtaagaggtgCATCCTTGGCTTAGCCAACCAAGGTGGGTTCTTGGCTATTTTCACCATAGTGGGGTTGTTAACCTCGCCACGATTGGTGACCCAAGCGACGTCCCGGCGTCaaagagttttgaatttgcaTGTGGTTGCACAGTGGTAAGTTCGTGCGTCCAGAGCCAAGGAAATCAGTGTCAGTTGACATGTCAAATACTTTTGcagcatcttcttctacttctagtgATGAGATTAGAGGAAATAAATCCGGAAATTCTCCTGTGATTTCAAACACAGAGCCTACCTTGATGTCAGTGAGGCATGATGGCGTTGGCCATGCCCATACAGGGTTAAATGCAACTCACATAAATACCGTGGGGTGGCCGCCATATGGCTTGCCACCGGGGTATGTCCCCTCCATGGTGACACAAGGATTGCCTGTGCCTCTCTACTCAACTTTTTAAAATCCTATTTATCAAAATCCATATGGCATGTCAAATGTACCTGTTTCTGGGGCGTCAGGTTCACACGtatcacaaaattttttttcacaTTCTATTAATACAGGAAATAACAGTGCATCTAATTCTACTACATCCACTGTCACTAGGGTAGAAAATTCTAGACCTGTATTTTCTGACATGTCAAGAGCAATGCCTGTTAATCAACCTAGTCAAACTGTGGGATCTTTAGCAAATATTAGGCAACAGATGGATGAAAGTCACCATGATCTAGTAAACATGTTAACTCATCAAATGGTGACAATTTTAAATCCTCTTTTAGAAAATACAAACACTAGAATTGAACAATTAAATAGGCAAGTTAATAGGATTGCTACTGtggtaaatttagaagaaaatgatAACCAAGGTTTAAGATTTGATAATGTCAATCAAAATGGTGGAGCAATTCCTAATTATGATGTCCATATGCCTAGACATGGTCAAAATGCTGATGATATGTTAGAAAGACTTAGGCAAAACAACTTAGGGGACATTATAATCTAGCATGAAATGTTGAACAAGTTTTAAACCGTTTGGGATTTAATGTTAGTTGCTTAAATAGGCCATATTTTGTGTCTGCTTTTCCTGAATGTGTGCAACAAGCAGAGCTCCCAAAGGGTTGGAAATTCCAAAATCCCTTACAAAATTTTCTAGAGAAGAAAATGAGTCTACAGTAGAGCATATTGCTCGATATACTGTTGAAATTGGGGAAGCAGCTTCTAATGAATATCTCAAGATGAGatactttccttcttctttaacaaaaaatgcatttacATGGTTCTCCAACTTGAGACCAAATTCTATTCATTCTTGGGTACAGTTAGAAAGAAATTTTCATGATCAGTTTTTCCGAGGTGAATTGAAAGTTAGTCTTACGGATTTATTCTCTGTCAAACGTGTagaaggagaatccattgataCTTATTTGGCGCGATTTAGAAACATAAGAAATAAGTGTTTTACTCCGATTCTGGAAACTGAAGTTGTCAAAATGGATACTAATGGGTTAGAATTTGGAGTTAGGAAGAAACTTGTCaatcaacatactttagatcTTTCCCAGTTAGCTGAAAGAGTAAGACAGATAGaacaaattaagaaagaaaaagaaaattttaaaaagggtTCAAAAAAGGTTGCATATGTTGATTGTTTTTCTGATAGTAGTAATTCAGATGAGAAGGAGATTTATATTGCTGAATTACGTGGGGTCCTCCTTATGTATGCAAATCTTTGAAGCCtgttaaaggaaaagaaaaagtttcTTCTTATTCTAAAGTTGAAAATAAGACTTATTCTTTTGATATTTCTAAGGCAGATCAAATATTTGAGGTTTTATTAAAAGATAAACAGCTTATTTTACCAGAAGGAAAAAAGATGCCTTCAACTGATGAAATAAAGAATAAGAAATTTCGTAAGTTTCATCAGGTATTTTCACACACCACTAATAATTGCGTCCGTTTTAGGGACTTGATACAAAAAGCAATTGAGGAGGGAAGATTGAAGTTTGAGGATAAAACTACTATGAAGGTGGACACTGAACCATTTGCTGCTGACTCAAATTATATTGAGCCATTCAATTTGTCAATCAACATGGTAGAAGTTGATGCTACAATGGTTAGTGCTAAAGATGAAAATAAAGACCTGAGAGTCTTTAAGCAAGATAAGAAGCCAGTTTATCCTCGTCCTAGTGAGGATCTATTagattttttgttgagaattaaaAAATCTGATAGCACCATCGCCATGTGCCCAAAGTCCAATGTTGTTTTTGACAAGGAAGCTGCAAAAGAGTTTGAAAAGTAAAAagttgaagagaaagaaaaggctgagttgagaaagaagattgctgaaaaagaaaatgaaactaacGAGCTAAAGCGGAAGATAGCCGAGGGAAAACAAAAGTTGGGCGGTCAAACTCCTTTGAACAAGTGCGTCAACAACACTGGGGTACAACCCGTCAACCAGAAGATGAAGACTGTGGTCATGATTGGTGGAAAACCTGATGGATTTTCTCAAAAGACAAGAGTACCTCCCAccaaaatttcaaacaataaaTGGGTCCAGAATATGAGAAATGTGCAGAATCAACCTACTGCTTTTGCAAGAGGAAAAAACAAATGGGTGAAGCCTAGACCTTTTAAGCCCAGGTACTATGAGTCTCAGTTATGAAACATGAATCATGCACAAGACGGAGATAGTATATATATTCCAAAAAATGTGCCTGTTCCCTCAAAGCCAATTTATTCTTGTTATAATCCTAACATGCAGCAAGTTCCTAATTATTCTCCTTGACCAAATTGTCAAAATATTCCAAAATATTCTCCTTTTACAACTTTTGAGCAGAAAGAGAATATACCTGAGTATGTTCCTTTGGATCCATACAAGGGACATGGAGTAGATTTTCCTCCTTTGCCAACCATGGCCAAGTCTGCAGAAATAGGCAATTCTTCTAATCACCCTAAATGCAATAAAAATGTCAAGAAGAATCTTGCTGGGAAGAGGGTAATGGTTGAAAACAAGGGAGAAAATGATGAAGATTTAATTACTGATAATTTTGACACTGGTTTTGATGATAGCTTAGAAGCGATATTTGGTGTTAAGCAACCTATAGCTGTGGTGTCAATACTGCCTTAGGAGTATAGTCAAGTCCAAGAAGTAGAGCATTAGAAGATGATTGTTATGATGTCTTTCCTGGAAGCGAATGCTTATTGCTAGATGACAATATGTGTGGTGGAGGATTATTTGAGAAGCCTACTGAAAATGATAAGGAACACTTGCGTCCACTGCATATCAAGGCTCGTGTTGATGGAAGGATAGTCAATAAGATTTTGGTTGACGGGGGGAGCTGCTGTTAATTTCAtgcctgaaagaatgatgggaaggcTTGGAAAGACTGAAAAAGAGCTGATTAAAAGTAGCATTGGGGTAACAGATTTTAATGGAAGGACTTCTTCTGTTAGAGGTGTGGTTCTGCTGTCAATTGAGGTTGGTTCTGTCAATAGGTCAACTCTATTTGTTGTTGTTCCTTCTAAAGCTGGTTTTAACTTGCTTTTGGGACGTGATTGGATTCATGGAATGGGTgctattctttttaacttttgaAATTCACAAAAGGTGCGGGAACAGttacaagaaattcaaattttccGCAAGTAGTGTACAAATGGTAACTGTTAGCTGACTTTAGGTTAGTCTATAAATAGAGCTTTAGAAAAATATTGTAATCAGTTCAGTTCTTCTTGGAAAATACTTAGAAACCCAAAAAACGCTCTCAGCCCCttggcatcacagagtaaaattaggaatcttaagtaattcctctgaactcaaacaTTTGTACTTTGCTTTTTTccagtttttattaataaaattcctCTACTTTTAtgtctttttctcttttacgttcatgtttcttccttcatcttctttttaatttcctgtttgttttaattttgcattttactttgcctccggcaccttgcatattttcttttcatctttaattttactttcgaAACTACAATTGAGACCTTGAGACATCCACAAAAGGAGTCGTTTCCGCTCCTTAAATTAAGATTGTGAAACAAAACTCgaaaattgttgatttatttgttgttaataatggaacaaaaatttgagtaaaacatAATGACAACCAAGTGAAACAACATCATAAGTTTGGACATCTAAAATTCGTACAAATTCAGACCATCCCCTTATTAAATAAGCTTCATCATCCGCTATCTATGCAATACGACAAGGTATAGAATTGTCACAATGAGAAACTAAACTAACCCTTATTCCCCTTAATGACATGCATTGATGCAAAAGAAGGctggtaatttttgaaaaaaatcacaatatgttattaaattattttaataacgaaaagcttaaaataagaaattttaaatatattaccaATCGTTGAAATTGCATATCTGAGTTTGATACGAATTAGCAAAACTGAACTTAAATTAAGGGAATTCAATCTTATTATGTGCTCCACTTCGAAGATCTCCATGCAGACGTAGAAAGAATGGAGGGGATAGAACTTGAACTTGGCTTATAAAGCTCCATGGAAACAATTCCTCAATAAAAAAGCGAGCTATTTTCAAGAAAACTAATTTTACCCACATTTCATTAGGTTGGTTATAATATGTGAGTAGATCCAACCATCTTTCGGTAAAATAGAGTTTAATGTCTCTTCTTTGGACGCTTACATCCATGTAGTTAGAACCCGAATTAGTAAATACAAATCGATGAGGTATTTCATGGATGTGATGTATTGTAAACGATTGCGACAAAAGACAATCGAACTGGAATATTAGACGAAAAGAATAAGTTAGAATAACAGCAatcattaaattatcaaaagaataatataataaaatgagtatataaaaaatactatacaaaattataaattgtaccttaaaaAGATAGATTTCGATGAAAAATGAAGAATACATTCTATGAACTAGTAAAAGaggaataataaattaaaaaaaaataagttgaCTCTCAGATCTAAGCTCATGTACCACAAAAAAACTCTATATATAggctttattaaaaaaatatgtaaattagttattattaaggaaattttttattatttacgttagttatacatcatatatttgttttgttaaaattatattattttatcatATCATATTATGATTAaaatcattgttttttttttatcatgaatAGAGTACCCGGGccaacttattattattattattattattattgttattgttattgttattgttattgttattgttattgttcttgTTCTTGCAAGGATACTGTGTCTGATCTATACGTCGGTCTGGTTGTTCAGCAAATTCGCCTGAGCCGACGATATCCTTGTGAACTCGAACCCGAGCGTGGTACTTGCAAAAGGGACTCCGATGCTCAAGTTAATAAAAGAATAAACCAGATAAAAAATGAGTATATAAGATTGGAGATAGATAATTTCAGAATGGACTTTGGGGCGAAATAATCTTCTTGGGCAGAAGTGTTTTTGTCCTTTGTGTTTTCCAACTCTCTTCTTCGGATTTATAGATTCAGCGTGTAGCTTAACGGTCAGTGAAGTTCGAGATCTTCGGTGAGTGGGCTAGTCCGATATATTGGCGTGTGAGCTGGTTCCGAGATTTTGGTGTGTGAGCAGTTAAAATGTAACCGTTGCGTCGAGGTATAGCTCGGATTGGGCCAAGGTCCTTGGGTACAAtacacagcccccaagcttgactTGATGTGAGTGCAGCAAGTTGAGCTTTTTGTTAGGACTAAAACTCAAACGTGGGTTCAAGCTTGGGCTAAAACTCAAACGGGTTTTTTCGGAGATGAAAATTTTGAACACATTTATGGACATGTTCGTGGCCGGATTCAATCGTGCTGTCAGCCAAATCTCATTGTTCTCCCCAAACTTTGACGTTGGGAAGCTCAATGTTGCAAATATTGTTGTTAACGGTCACCTTGCTGATGATGAAGGTGTCGAAGACCAGGCTGAGAGTGTTCCTCCTCCTTGGTGGAGGTTTTTATGTTGTATTGTTGTTTTTCTGTTTAAATCAGAATGTTTTGAGCTTTGCTTCCGACTTTGTTGTCGACGTTTTGTGTTTGTGGATATTTGGTCTAGCTCGTGTGCTAGCTGCTTTTGtgaatatttgatatttttgttaAGTTTCATTGACGTATCCGACTTTATGATGTCGGTTTGCTAAATTTTGGTTGATATGCTTTCAATATTGTTTGAAGATGTGTATAGGCTGACAATTTTATTGAAATGCTTGGTATATGAGATggtcggcctcgttaaaacctgtcCGAGTAAACCCTCCTTAGGAAAAAACCTCGTGatcaggaaaaagagtacctgGCCAGCTCATATTTACATTGAAGAAAGGATTCAACTGTAGTAAAATTTCAGGGACGAAATGTTCCAAGTATTAGGAATAGTTGTCCCTTCTAATGTTTCCAAACTGTATGCTCCCTTTCCTATGACTTTGGAGACTCCGAAAGGCCTTCCCAATTGGCGGCTAGTTTTTCCTGCCCTGGTGGTTTTCGGACTTCCTCCATTTGTCATAGGACCAAGTCTCCTTCTTGTAATATTCTCGGTCTGACTCTTTTATTATAATGCTTGCATATTGTTGCTTGCATTGCTCATTGTCTTAGTTCGGCGAGGCTTTGTTCCTCGTCTATTAAGTCGAGCTCAGACGTTCGGTCATCTGAATTGTTTTGTTCGTTGAAGTATTCGATTCGACTTGATCCTTGGCTGATTTCGACAGGTATCATGCATTCTGCACCGTATACTAGTCTGAATGGGCTCTCATTTGTTGTTGTGTGAGGTGTTGTGTTATAACTCCACAATACCTCTGGTATAAGCTCAGCCCATCGTCCTTTAGCATCTGTTAGTTTCTTTTTTAATGCATGCAAGATAACTTTGTTAGCCGCTTCTGCGAGCCCATTGGTTTGCGGGTGCTCGACAGAAGAAAAATGATATTTAATATGTAAGTCTGTAAGATATGATGCAATTTTCCTATCTGTGAATTGCCTATCATTATCAGATACAATTTTCCTAGGTAAACCAAATCTGCATATTATCGACTTCCATATGAAATTTTGTACCTTTTCGGCTGTGATTTTTGCGAGAGGCTGTGCTTCGacccactttgtgaagtaatcgATAGCTACAAGTAAGAATTTTACCTGTCATGTTGAGATAGGGAATGGGCCGAGTATATTCATCCCCCAATTATGAAATGGCCAGCTGACGTTTGATGTATGCAGGAGTTCGGCTGGGTTGTGGATAAGTGGTGTGCATCTTTGGCATGCGTCACAGTGTTGTACCTTGTCTTTGCAGTCTTTTCTCATCGTTGGCCAGTAATAGCCGGCTCGGAGAATTCTGGTGACTAGGCTCCTACTTCCAATGTGGTTTCCGCATATTCCATCATGTAACTCATTCACTGCGGTTTTTGCTTCTGCTGGTCCAAGACATTTCAGAAGGGGTCGGGAGATTCCCCGTTTGTATAGTTCGGTCCCCAATAGGGTGTATTGGCTTACTTTGTATCTGAACGTTCTTAAGTTTTCATCTTCTGGTATTTCTCCATTCTTTAAGTATGCAATGAACGTTTTTCGCCAGTCTTCCTTTTCATGTGAAATACTCAAAATAGATTTCATGTCTAAACTCGGTTCTATTAGTGTAATATGGCGGAGCTTATCTGTTTGATCAGTCATTCTATGTGTGGCTAATTTTGATAAAATGTTGGCCCGATAATTTTGGTCTCTA is a genomic window of Arachis ipaensis cultivar K30076 chromosome B06, Araip1.1, whole genome shotgun sequence containing:
- the LOC107646541 gene encoding uncharacterized protein LOC107646541, with product MSNVPVSGASGNNSASNSTTSTVTRVENSRPVFSDMSRAMPVNQPSQTVGSLANIRQQMDESHHDLVNMLTHQMVTILNPLLENTNTRIEQLNRQVNRIATVVNLEENDNQGLRFDNVNQNGGAIPNYDVHMPRHGQNADDIAPKGLEIPKSLTKFSREENESTVEHIARYTVEIGEAASNEYLKMRYFPSSLTKNAFTWFSNLRPNSIHSWVQLERNFHDQFFRGELKVSLTDLFSVKRVEGESIDTYLARFRNIRNKCFTPILETEVVKMDTNGLEFGVRKKLVNQHTLDLSQLAERVRQIEQIKKEKENFKKGSKKVAYVDCFSDSSNSDEKEIYIAELRGVLLMYANL